The segment ATCCTATAAAAGAAAAATGGGCTGTCCTTTTGTCACTTTTAAATGACATTCAGGACAGCCCTTTTCTTTATTAAAAAATCTCCAGCAAATCATCGAATTTTTCGATGGCGTAGTCGTAATCCTCTACTTCGCCGAAGCCATATTTGGCATAAACGAAAGGAATGCCGGCATCTTTTGCCGCTTTTCGGTCCCCTGCTGTATCCCCGACATAAACCGGATCTTTCAAGCCATTCCGCTCCATGATCAGCTTGATGTTTTCTCCTTTTGAAAGCCCCGTTCTCCCAGGGTTCTCAAAATCCTCAAAGTATTTTTCCAGTTCATGATACTCATAGAAGGCTTCGATGTATCCTTCCTGGCAATTGCTGACAATATACAATTTGTACTTCTCGGCTAGAGCTTTCAAGACGTCTTCTAAGTTTTCATAGAGGACACCGCCTCGCTCACTTATATATTCGCCTTCGATTTCTCCGCATGATTGAATGATTTCAGTGTGCATCTCCGCGTTTAAATTCGGAAACAGCTTTTGCATGATTTCATGCATTTGGAGTCCCATGGTTTCTTTCAAATGCTGCTTCGTCAAGGTATGATCTATTTTGTCGTTCTGTTCAATCGCTTTGTTCCACGCCATGACTACTGTTTCTCGTGAATCCCACAGTGTTCCGTCCAAGTCAAAAATGATACTGTCCATTAAATCCTCTCCTCTGAACTGATATGACTCCATTCTACCCTTTTCGAATAGGTAAACCAAACCTTGTGTTAAATTCGTCAGTTTTCGTTCTACTCTGAATTCTTTTCGGTTGTGCAAAATACTGACTTTTATGTATGATGACGAAAAGTATTGATTTACATAGGAGGAGTCAAATGCTATATGCGGATGAACGA is part of the Planococcus shenhongbingii genome and harbors:
- a CDS encoding HAD family hydrolase, translating into MDSIIFDLDGTLWDSRETVVMAWNKAIEQNDKIDHTLTKQHLKETMGLQMHEIMQKLFPNLNAEMHTEIIQSCGEIEGEYISERGGVLYENLEDVLKALAEKYKLYIVSNCQEGYIEAFYEYHELEKYFEDFENPGRTGLSKGENIKLIMERNGLKDPVYVGDTAGDRKAAKDAGIPFVYAKYGFGEVEDYDYAIEKFDDLLEIF